Proteins encoded within one genomic window of Candidatus Magasanikbacteria bacterium RIFOXYB2_FULL_38_10:
- a CDS encoding ribosomal RNA small subunit methyltransferase A, with product MTDKNILQQIVAGGEIAPDDFILEIGAGEGVLTCELSKASKNVLSLEIDQRLFKILEEKFSASSNVKIKNEDALKLDPQSLPESYKIISNIPYNITSKILEKFLTASNQPTLIVLLVQKELAERVCAGEGDKSFLSVLVQYFGEPKILKVVSRFSFSPPPQVESAILKINNITRRLKESDEKIFFQLVKIGFSQKRKMLKKNLKSFLDEKVILSGFKEARIDLNARAEEISLEKWLILAKNVFKKE from the coding sequence TTGACTGATAAAAATATTTTGCAACAAATTGTGGCGGGAGGGGAGATTGCGCCTGATGATTTTATTTTAGAAATTGGCGCAGGAGAAGGTGTTTTAACCTGTGAATTATCTAAAGCGTCCAAAAATGTTCTGTCTTTGGAAATAGATCAAAGATTATTTAAAATTCTTGAAGAAAAATTTTCCGCATCAAGTAATGTGAAAATAAAAAATGAGGATGCTTTAAAATTAGATCCGCAGAGTTTGCCTGAGAGCTATAAAATTATTTCCAACATTCCTTATAACATTACTTCTAAAATTTTGGAAAAATTTTTGACAGCTTCCAATCAGCCAACCTTAATAGTTTTGTTGGTGCAAAAAGAATTAGCTGAAAGAGTTTGCGCCGGGGAGGGGGACAAATCTTTTTTGTCCGTGCTGGTTCAATATTTTGGTGAGCCCAAAATTTTAAAAGTTGTCAGCCGTTTTTCTTTTAGTCCTCCTCCACAAGTGGAAAGCGCCATTTTAAAAATCAACAATATTACAAGACGGCTTAAGGAAAGTGATGAGAAAATTTTTTTTCAGCTAGTCAAAATCGGATTTTCTCAAAAAAGAAAAATGCTCAAGAAAAATTTAAAATCTTTTTTAGATGAAAAGGTTATTTTAAGCGGTTTTAAGGAGGCGCGGATTGATTTAAATGCCAGGGCGGAAGAAATTAGTTTAGAAAAGTGGCTGATTTTAGCTAAAAATGTCTTTAAAAAGGAATAG
- a CDS encoding threonylcarbamoyl-AMP synthase, whose protein sequence is MIIVKKLKEAVDFLKKGGVIIYPTETAYGLGCDSTNQEALDLIFKIKQRPQAKTLPLIAGSLAMVKKWVILNKQEEILAKKYWPGALTLVLKNKKEVGLSKSVVAKDNTVAIRISSNKIARTLAQRLGRPIVSTSANISGAKEIYSVTDLKKSFKKLSTDCIYTVDGGVLKRRAPSTVARIRNGKIEVLRQGGLKIT, encoded by the coding sequence ATGATTATTGTTAAAAAATTAAAAGAGGCGGTTGATTTTTTAAAAAAAGGAGGGGTGATAATTTATCCCACGGAAACCGCTTATGGTCTTGGTTGCGATTCTACCAATCAGGAAGCACTGGATTTAATTTTTAAAATAAAACAAAGGCCCCAAGCCAAGACTTTGCCTTTAATTGCCGGAAGTTTGGCTATGGTTAAAAAATGGGTGATTTTGAACAAACAGGAGGAAATTCTAGCTAAAAAATATTGGCCGGGAGCTTTAACTTTGGTTTTAAAAAATAAAAAAGAGGTGGGTTTATCCAAGAGTGTCGTTGCCAAAGATAATACTGTAGCCATAAGAATTTCCAGTAATAAAATAGCGCGTACTCTTGCCCAAAGATTGGGCCGGCCCATTGTTTCTACTTCGGCTAATATTTCCGGAGCAAAAGAAATTTATTCTGTGACAGATTTAAAAAAGAGTTTTAAAAAGTTATCAACCGACTGTATTTATACAGTAGATGGAGGAGTTTTAAAGCGTCGCGCGCCTTCTACTGTTGCGCGAATTAGAAATGGCAAGATAGAAGTGTTAAGACAGGGGGGATTAAAAATCACTTAA
- a CDS encoding peptide chain release factor 2 yields MTIKEVIFELQNLLTKIKEARQILHLDKKQEEMRVLEMQMSASDFWVNALEAGKITQKYDELKKEFDFWHDLETQARDLQEMAELDAKDKTVSLREDLERQLIYLQKQFAEAEISLLFSGLHDKSNAFLSIHAGTGGVDAMDFAEMLLRMYLRFCEKRGFKTQILTESRGGEAGIKSITLVARGSYAYGFLKSEHGVHRLVRISPYDAEKMRHTSFALVEVLPEIDEKVVVEIKPEDLRIDTFMSSGKGGQSVNTTYSAVRMVHLPTGITVSCQNERSQQQNKETAMRILKAKLAAQMEEEHADELSKLRGEYHEAAWSNQIRSYVLHPYHLVKDHRTEFESKDPDKVLDGDLLGFIEAYLKMNHK; encoded by the coding sequence ATGACCATTAAAGAAGTAATTTTTGAATTGCAAAATTTGCTGACTAAGATTAAAGAAGCTCGGCAGATTTTGCATTTGGATAAAAAACAAGAAGAAATGAGAGTTTTGGAAATGCAAATGTCCGCTTCTGATTTTTGGGTTAACGCCCTTGAAGCCGGGAAAATTACTCAAAAATATGATGAATTAAAAAAGGAATTTGATTTTTGGCATGACCTGGAAACACAAGCGCGGGATTTACAGGAAATGGCAGAATTGGATGCTAAAGACAAAACGGTTAGTTTGCGTGAAGATTTAGAAAGACAACTGATTTATCTGCAAAAACAGTTTGCCGAAGCGGAAATTAGTTTGTTGTTTTCCGGATTGCATGATAAAAGCAATGCTTTTTTATCTATTCACGCGGGAACGGGCGGAGTTGATGCTATGGATTTTGCCGAAATGCTCTTGCGTATGTATTTACGTTTTTGCGAGAAGCGTGGCTTTAAAACACAAATTTTAACTGAAAGCCGGGGAGGAGAAGCGGGTATTAAAAGTATTACTTTGGTTGCACGCGGCTCTTATGCCTATGGGTTTTTAAAATCAGAGCACGGCGTACATCGTTTGGTGCGCATTTCTCCTTATGACGCAGAAAAAATGCGCCATACTTCTTTTGCCTTAGTAGAAGTTTTGCCGGAAATTGATGAGAAAGTGGTGGTGGAAATCAAACCGGAAGATTTGCGTATTGATACTTTTATGTCTTCGGGCAAAGGCGGGCAATCGGTTAACACCACTTACAGTGCGGTACGTATGGTGCATCTGCCCACCGGTATTACTGTCTCCTGTCAGAATGAAAGAAGCCAACAGCAGAATAAAGAAACCGCCATGAGAATTTTAAAAGCCAAGCTGGCGGCTCAAATGGAAGAGGAACACGCTGATGAACTTTCTAAATTGCGCGGAGAGTATCATGAGGCGGCTTGGAGCAATCAAATTAGAAGTTATGTTTTGCACCCCTATCATTTGGTAAAGGATCATCGCACAGAATTTGAATCTAAGGATCCGGATAAAGTTTTGGACGGTGATTTGTTGGGTTTTATAGAAGCCTATTTAAAGATGAATCATAAATAA
- a CDS encoding chaperonin GroL: MSKQILFDEKARQSLKKGVDILANAVKITLGPRGRNVVLDKGYGSPTITKDGVTVAKEIDLPDKFENMGAELVKEVASKTNDVAGDGTTTATLLAQAIINEGFKNVTAGANPLALKRGIEKAVAAVVEELKNKISKPVKGEEIVNVASISANDAEIGITIAKAMKEVGENGVITVEESQSFGVETEVVKGMRFDKGYVSPYMITNVDAMKAEYNDALILITDKKVASVEEILPLLEKVAQTGRKELVIIADEIEGQAMTTFVLNKLRGTFNVLGVKAPGFGDRRKEMLADIAVLTGGRVITEEVGLKLENTNLEDLGKADKVIATKDNTTIVGGKGDEASVKERVVQIKKLIEQSDSDFDREKLQERLAKLAGGVGVIKVGAATETEMKEKKHRIEDAVAATKAAVEEGIVPGGGVALLRARDVLKNLAVEGDEKVGVNILFRSLEEPVRQIAQNAGKDGSVVAEEVKKLSGSMGYNADLDKYEDLIVAGIVDPTKVTRTALQNAASIAAMFLTTEAVVTDIPEKKDEHSHGGAGGMGMGGMGMDY, from the coding sequence ATGTCCAAACAAATTTTATTTGACGAAAAAGCTCGTCAATCATTAAAAAAAGGAGTTGATATTTTGGCTAATGCCGTTAAAATAACCTTGGGACCCAGAGGCCGCAATGTGGTTTTAGACAAAGGTTATGGCTCGCCAACTATTACCAAAGATGGTGTTACTGTGGCTAAAGAAATTGATCTGCCCGATAAATTTGAAAATATGGGTGCGGAATTGGTTAAAGAAGTTGCTTCTAAAACCAATGATGTGGCCGGCGACGGTACTACTACCGCCACTTTACTAGCCCAGGCTATTATTAATGAAGGTTTTAAAAATGTTACTGCCGGCGCTAATCCTTTGGCTCTAAAAAGAGGTATAGAAAAAGCCGTGGCCGCCGTAGTAGAAGAATTGAAAAATAAAATTTCCAAGCCGGTGAAAGGTGAGGAAATTGTGAATGTAGCCTCCATTTCTGCCAATGATGCGGAGATTGGCATCACCATTGCCAAAGCCATGAAAGAAGTGGGCGAGAACGGTGTTATTACAGTGGAAGAGTCTCAATCTTTTGGCGTAGAAACAGAGGTGGTAAAAGGCATGCGTTTTGACAAAGGCTATGTTTCTCCTTACATGATTACCAATGTTGACGCCATGAAAGCAGAGTATAATGACGCTTTAATTTTAATTACTGATAAAAAAGTGGCCTCGGTGGAAGAAATTTTACCGCTCTTGGAAAAAGTAGCGCAGACCGGTCGCAAAGAATTGGTGATTATTGCCGATGAGATTGAAGGCCAGGCCATGACTACTTTTGTTTTAAATAAATTGCGCGGCACCTTTAATGTTTTGGGTGTTAAGGCTCCCGGATTTGGCGACAGGCGCAAAGAAATGTTAGCTGATATTGCCGTTTTAACCGGTGGACGCGTCATCACGGAAGAAGTTGGTTTGAAGTTAGAAAACACTAATTTAGAAGATTTGGGTAAGGCTGATAAAGTTATTGCCACCAAGGACAATACTACTATTGTTGGAGGTAAGGGCGATGAAGCGTCAGTTAAAGAACGTGTGGTTCAAATTAAAAAATTGATTGAACAATCCGACAGTGATTTTGACCGCGAAAAATTACAAGAACGTTTGGCTAAGTTAGCCGGTGGCGTGGGCGTGATTAAAGTTGGCGCCGCTACGGAAACAGAAATGAAAGAAAAGAAACACAGAATTGAAGACGCGGTGGCTGCCACCAAAGCCGCGGTAGAAGAAGGTATTGTGCCGGGCGGTGGCGTGGCACTTCTCCGCGCTCGTGATGTTTTGAAGAATTTGGCTGTGGAAGGCGATGAGAAAGTTGGCGTGAATATCTTGTTTCGTTCCTTGGAAGAACCGGTAAGACAAATTGCCCAAAACGCCGGCAAAGATGGTTCTGTGGTAGCCGAAGAGGTTAAAAAGTTATCTGGCAGTATGGGATACAATGCGGATTTAGACAAGTATGAAGATTTAATTGTAGCGGGCATTGTGGATCCAACTAAAGTTACCAGAACCGCTTTGCAAAATGCCGCTTCCATTGCCGCAATGTTCTTAACCACTGAAGCGGTGGTGACCGATATTCCGGAGAAAAAAGATGAACATTCACACGGCGGAGCCGGAGGTATGGGCATGGGTGGCATGGGCATGGATTACTAA
- a CDS encoding co-chaperone GroES, producing MKNLRPLNDHVIVEAVAGKEEATRAGIILPDTVDKEKPEQGKIVATGPGKLLENGSYAAMSVKVGDTVLFKKYSPDEIKIDNKEFLVLSEGDILAVIE from the coding sequence ATGAAAAATCTCAGACCATTAAACGATCATGTGATCGTGGAAGCGGTGGCGGGTAAAGAAGAGGCTACTCGCGCGGGCATTATCTTGCCTGACACCGTAGATAAAGAAAAACCGGAACAAGGTAAGATTGTGGCCACGGGTCCGGGCAAATTATTGGAAAATGGTTCTTACGCCGCCATGTCGGTAAAAGTTGGCGATACAGTTTTATTTAAAAAATATTCTCCTGATGAAATCAAAATTGATAATAAAGAATTTCTGGTTTTGTCAGAGGGGGATATTTTAGCCGTAATTGAATAA
- a CDS encoding transcription termination factor NusA produces MSSPIAQAIKQICDEKKISYEAVLDTIQAALAAAYRKDFGEKNQNVQVEFNPETGEMKAFDVKTAVADVDLEAEAAEIEKLKEDYAAKVKEAEDKGEPIPEMEPVKRFNPKTEWMISEAKKEYPKAKLDEVIRRPLGIPAAFGRMAAQTAKQVIIQKLREAERENIFGEFKGREGEIVIGTVGRREGRNVIIDLGQANGVLPPEEQVTGERYNPGNRIKVYVLSVNMSVRGPEIKVSRATSEMVKKIFEMEIPEIASGVVEIKGVAREAGSRSKVAVYTKEENIDPIGSCIGQRGARIQTIIAELGGEKVDIVLYDDNTGNFIGNSLSPAKFLSVELNEAEKSALVKVTPDQYSLAIGRGGQNVRLSSKLTGWQVIVEQVGAEAPAEEVVAEDVPIEEIVSEKESEKNLKEADAKESSPTEEKAEETEAKEVAE; encoded by the coding sequence ATGTCTTCACCTATTGCCCAGGCTATCAAACAAATTTGCGACGAGAAAAAAATTTCTTATGAAGCGGTTTTAGATACTATCCAAGCGGCTCTGGCTGCCGCTTATCGCAAGGATTTCGGCGAAAAAAATCAAAATGTCCAAGTGGAATTTAATCCTGAAACCGGTGAAATGAAGGCTTTTGATGTAAAAACAGCGGTGGCCGATGTGGATTTGGAAGCGGAGGCCGCAGAAATAGAAAAATTAAAAGAAGACTATGCCGCCAAAGTTAAAGAAGCAGAAGATAAGGGCGAGCCGATTCCCGAAATGGAGCCGGTTAAACGTTTTAATCCTAAGACCGAATGGATGATTAGCGAGGCTAAAAAAGAATATCCTAAAGCCAAATTGGATGAGGTAATCAGAAGGCCTTTGGGAATTCCGGCGGCTTTTGGCCGCATGGCTGCGCAAACCGCCAAGCAAGTGATTATTCAAAAGTTGCGCGAAGCCGAAAGAGAAAATATTTTTGGTGAGTTTAAAGGACGCGAAGGAGAAATTGTAATTGGTACGGTAGGTCGTCGTGAAGGACGCAATGTCATTATAGATTTGGGTCAGGCCAACGGCGTTTTACCTCCAGAAGAGCAGGTGACTGGTGAAAGATACAACCCGGGCAATCGCATCAAGGTTTATGTTTTGTCAGTGAATATGTCTGTACGCGGACCGGAAATTAAAGTTTCTCGCGCTACTTCGGAAATGGTTAAAAAGATTTTTGAAATGGAAATTCCGGAAATTGCCAGTGGCGTAGTGGAAATTAAAGGCGTAGCGCGCGAGGCCGGCTCTCGTTCCAAAGTAGCGGTTTACACCAAAGAAGAAAATATTGATCCGATTGGCTCTTGCATCGGCCAGCGCGGCGCTAGAATTCAAACTATTATTGCGGAATTGGGCGGAGAAAAAGTTGATATTGTTTTGTATGATGATAATACCGGCAATTTTATCGGCAATTCTTTATCGCCGGCTAAATTTTTGTCCGTGGAATTAAATGAAGCGGAAAAATCCGCTTTGGTAAAAGTGACTCCCGATCAGTATTCCTTGGCTATTGGTCGCGGCGGACAGAATGTTCGCTTGTCTTCCAAATTAACCGGCTGGCAAGTGATTGTGGAGCAAGTTGGCGCAGAAGCTCCGGCTGAAGAAGTTGTAGCAGAAGATGTGCCAATAGAAGAAATTGTGTCAGAAAAGGAGTCCGAAAAAAATTTAAAAGAGGCCGACGCTAAAGAAAGTTCTCCGACAGAAGAAAAAGCAGAAGAGACAGAAGCAAAAGAAGTCGCGGAATAA